The proteins below come from a single Serratia ficaria genomic window:
- a CDS encoding helix-turn-helix transcriptional regulator produces the protein MHTAASDAFINSCLHTIAHLIPVSAGVFYLVNPDLRPDHYILHGISDKTHQQYLNHFQHIDPLKPANFHRQDITMVGMSPAAIADNRHYYHDFMLPNDMRDMTEIFIRQRKRIIAGVSLIRDTPFTELERGRLRAVLPLIELATRDLLPGGEAQLLTAKEQEIVNMVREGASNKRIALKLGISLSTVKTHMRNIFAKTDVVNRTELVSSGFIAHG, from the coding sequence ATGCATACCGCAGCATCCGATGCCTTTATCAACAGCTGTCTGCATACCATCGCGCATCTGATCCCGGTGTCCGCCGGGGTGTTTTATTTGGTCAATCCGGACCTGCGCCCCGACCACTATATTTTGCACGGCATCTCCGATAAAACCCACCAGCAGTATCTGAACCATTTCCAGCATATCGACCCGCTGAAGCCGGCCAATTTTCATCGGCAGGACATTACCATGGTCGGCATGAGCCCGGCGGCGATCGCCGATAACCGCCATTATTACCACGACTTTATGCTGCCGAATGACATGCGCGATATGACGGAAATCTTCATCCGCCAGCGCAAACGCATCATTGCCGGGGTATCGCTGATCCGCGATACCCCGTTTACCGAGCTGGAACGCGGCCGCCTGCGGGCGGTGCTGCCGCTGATCGAACTGGCTACGCGCGACCTGCTGCCCGGCGGCGAGGCGCAGCTGCTGACCGCCAAGGAGCAGGAAATCGTCAATATGGTGCGCGAAGGCGCCAGCAATAAACGCATCGCCCTGAAGCTGGGTATTTCCCTTTCCACGGTGAAAACCCACATGCGCAATATCTTCGCCAAAACCGACGTGGTGAACCGCACCGAATTGGTGTCCAGCGGCTTTATCGCCCACGGCTGA
- a CDS encoding APC family permease: MNLSSRLHAHLERGKVGFPTTLASSVGVIMASPVILTVTSGFGIGGDTFALAMLIAFVMMQAQLTTFSEAAAMLPTSGSVYDYIACGMGRFFAITGALSAYLIVHIFAGTAETILSGIMALVNFEHLNTLMETHNSSWMVGVGLVIIFGLLNAFGIEAFGKAEIVLTFAMWSTLVVFGVVGLLSPHAVPLEGWFGSTLSLDDPFAVFSLIGMAMFMFVGCELVTPMAPEIKRSARVIPRAMALGLCGVAVCMALYGAALSHQVENAVVDAAAGVRLLDTPMAIPAFAGQVMGQFGKYWLGIGLLLAGAATINTLMAAVPRILYGMALDGALPRMFAYLHPRFKTPVVGILAAVLIPCVHAFAIQGNLDRIIPLVLAAVCAWGVAYLLVTCSVVILRMRRPDLPRAYKSPWFPLPQIVSSVGIVLAILYITPPGMNPRDVYIPFGWMLGLTAAYALFWTLCVQKVNPFKPVPVEQVLENAFAKAENGEAQFDRLTSLT, translated from the coding sequence ATGAACCTGTCGTCGCGGCTGCACGCCCATCTTGAGCGGGGCAAGGTCGGATTCCCCACCACGCTGGCCAGTTCGGTCGGCGTGATTATGGCCAGTCCGGTGATCCTGACGGTCACCAGCGGCTTCGGCATCGGCGGCGATACCTTCGCGCTGGCGATGCTGATCGCCTTCGTCATGATGCAGGCCCAGCTCACCACCTTCTCCGAAGCGGCGGCGATGCTGCCGACCTCAGGTTCGGTGTACGACTATATCGCCTGCGGCATGGGGCGCTTCTTCGCCATCACCGGGGCGCTTTCCGCCTACCTGATCGTGCACATCTTCGCCGGCACCGCCGAAACCATCCTCTCGGGCATCATGGCGCTGGTGAACTTCGAACACCTCAACACCTTGATGGAAACCCACAACAGCTCATGGATGGTCGGCGTCGGGCTGGTGATCATATTCGGCCTGCTCAACGCATTCGGCATCGAGGCCTTCGGCAAGGCGGAGATCGTGCTGACCTTCGCCATGTGGAGCACGCTGGTCGTTTTCGGCGTCGTCGGGCTGCTGTCGCCGCATGCGGTGCCGCTGGAGGGCTGGTTCGGCAGCACGCTGAGCCTGGACGATCCCTTTGCGGTGTTCAGCCTGATTGGCATGGCGATGTTCATGTTCGTCGGCTGCGAGCTGGTGACGCCGATGGCGCCGGAGATCAAGCGCTCGGCGCGGGTGATCCCGCGCGCCATGGCGCTGGGGCTGTGCGGCGTGGCGGTGTGCATGGCGCTGTACGGCGCGGCGCTCAGCCATCAGGTGGAAAACGCGGTGGTGGACGCCGCCGCCGGCGTGCGCCTGCTGGATACGCCGATGGCCATTCCGGCCTTTGCCGGCCAGGTGATGGGCCAGTTCGGCAAATATTGGTTGGGCATCGGCCTGCTGCTGGCCGGCGCGGCGACCATCAACACGCTGATGGCGGCGGTGCCGCGCATTTTGTACGGCATGGCGCTGGACGGCGCGTTGCCGCGCATGTTCGCCTATCTGCATCCGCGCTTCAAAACGCCGGTGGTCGGCATTCTGGCGGCGGTGCTGATCCCCTGCGTGCACGCCTTCGCCATTCAGGGCAACCTCGACCGCATCATTCCGCTGGTGCTGGCGGCGGTGTGCGCCTGGGGCGTGGCCTATCTGCTGGTGACCTGCTCGGTGGTGATCCTGCGCATGCGTCGGCCGGACCTGCCGCGCGCATACAAATCGCCGTGGTTCCCGCTGCCGCAGATAGTCTCCAGCGTCGGCATCGTGCTGGCGATCCTTTATATCACCCCGCCGGGCATGAACCCGCGCGACGTCTACATTCCCTTCGGCTGGATGCTTGGCCTGACCGCCGCCTACGCGCTGTTCTGGACGCTGTGCGTACAGAAGGTCAATCCGTTCAAACCGGTGCCGGTGGAGCAGGTGCTGGAAAACGCCTTCGCCAAAGCGGAAAACGGGGAGGCACAGTTTGACCGGCTTACTTCCCTCACTTAA
- a CDS encoding DUF3156 family protein, with amino-acid sequence MTGLLPSLNRAWRRAPAGYRPGATLDRLAQSLPPYACERLAPSLLRLQLPQGPLIEVSERVQALFMAHIVSHRFRLQGNCALQTPLVLNVVAGGWLRRRGVIYRSRQQHPEAQRLNDALRRYPQIGETLAQLDFRRVRLAVDAGRWTLDIEPFAASEVVSRLPAGRRYLRLDAEQRRLLLSSLLMIGQLMEKLNE; translated from the coding sequence TTGACCGGCTTACTTCCCTCACTTAATCGCGCCTGGCGGCGGGCGCCGGCGGGCTATCGGCCGGGCGCCACCCTCGACCGGCTGGCGCAGAGCCTGCCGCCCTATGCCTGCGAACGTTTGGCGCCGTCCCTGCTGCGGCTGCAACTGCCGCAGGGGCCGCTGATCGAGGTCAGCGAGCGGGTTCAGGCGCTGTTTATGGCGCACATCGTCAGCCACCGCTTTCGGCTGCAGGGGAACTGCGCTTTGCAGACGCCGCTGGTGCTGAACGTGGTGGCCGGCGGCTGGCTGCGGCGGCGCGGGGTTATCTACCGCAGCCGCCAACAGCACCCTGAAGCGCAGCGGCTGAATGACGCGCTGCGGCGCTATCCGCAGATCGGCGAAACCCTGGCGCAGCTGGATTTTCGCCGCGTTCGGTTGGCGGTAGACGCCGGGCGCTGGACGCTGGACATCGAACCTTTCGCCGCGTCGGAGGTGGTCAGCCGTTTGCCGGCCGGCCGCCGTTATCTGCGGCTGGACGCCGAACAGCGGCGGCTGTTGCTGAGCAGCCTGCTGATGATCGGCCAACTGATGGAGAAGCTCAATGAGTAG
- a CDS encoding SDR family NAD(P)-dependent oxidoreductase — MSRVVVITGGGTGVGAACARLLAADGDRVFIIGRRPEPLAALAAEIGAQALVGDASSGESWNTQLLPAILRQAGRIDCLIGSAGGMGFKRITEMTDQQWQQAMDSNLNSAFASARACLPALVKSGGNLLLVASIASLAAGPEVCGYVTAKHALIGLMRSIARDYGPQGVRANAICPGWVTTPMADEEMQLLMDAHHISLAQAYRMVCRDVPLRRPASAEEIARACRFLCSPDASIITGAALVADGGSTIVDVPTLAFTSP; from the coding sequence ATGAGTAGAGTCGTAGTGATTACCGGCGGCGGCACCGGGGTGGGCGCCGCCTGCGCCCGCCTGCTGGCGGCGGACGGCGATCGGGTGTTTATCATCGGCCGCCGGCCTGAACCCTTGGCGGCGCTGGCGGCCGAGATCGGCGCGCAGGCGCTGGTGGGCGACGCCTCGAGCGGTGAAAGCTGGAACACGCAGCTATTGCCGGCCATTTTGCGGCAGGCCGGGCGCATCGACTGCCTGATCGGCAGCGCCGGCGGCATGGGGTTCAAGCGCATTACCGAGATGACCGACCAACAGTGGCAGCAGGCGATGGACAGCAACCTCAACAGCGCCTTCGCCAGCGCGCGCGCCTGCCTGCCGGCGCTGGTGAAAAGCGGCGGCAACCTGCTGTTGGTGGCGTCTATCGCTTCGTTGGCCGCCGGCCCGGAGGTGTGCGGTTACGTCACCGCCAAGCACGCGCTGATCGGCCTGATGCGCTCCATCGCCCGCGATTACGGCCCGCAGGGGGTGCGCGCCAACGCAATATGCCCCGGCTGGGTGACCACGCCGATGGCGGATGAGGAGATGCAGCTGCTGATGGACGCCCATCACATTTCATTGGCGCAGGCCTACCGGATGGTGTGCCGCGACGTACCGCTGCGCCGCCCGGCCAGCGCCGAGGAGATCGCCCGCGCCTGCCGTTTTCTCTGTTCGCCGGACGCCTCGATCATTACCGGCGCGGCGCTGGTGGCCGACGGCGGCTCCACCATCGTCGACGTGCCAACCCTGGCTTTCACTTCCCCGTAA
- a CDS encoding MoaF C-terminal domain-containing protein, with amino-acid sequence MSSEAVFIQVGALAEGFAPRGNTLEQQHGLAGTQLTLRFSDGESLRCRFNDASTLEWGEQRGVAYRATSIRPGVLFIDFLDPQRANASITLVCDRHQGNFTAVYGQLPNESQARLDAFSRVEQGLPLTAVEAEFRFGTLDDAQATPPGFTDELIGMRNMYTYSPTERYEHIYLNDDFYAWQCLDGVEKGLADVDRCHYVKVAEQLYLFVWREKIIPTLGVVAIDLQAMRTDGKILGYQGSDFSALSNFAVGAHAQVLNTTRHPRG; translated from the coding sequence ATGAGTTCAGAAGCGGTATTTATTCAGGTCGGTGCGCTGGCCGAAGGCTTTGCGCCGCGCGGCAACACGCTGGAACAGCAGCACGGGCTGGCGGGAACCCAGCTGACGCTGCGCTTTAGCGACGGCGAATCGCTGCGCTGCCGGTTCAACGACGCAAGCACGCTGGAATGGGGCGAACAGCGCGGCGTCGCCTACCGCGCCACCAGCATTCGCCCCGGCGTGCTGTTTATCGATTTCCTCGATCCTCAGCGCGCTAACGCCAGCATTACGCTGGTGTGCGACCGCCATCAGGGCAACTTTACCGCAGTGTACGGCCAGTTGCCGAACGAGAGCCAGGCGCGGCTGGACGCCTTCAGCCGGGTAGAGCAGGGGCTGCCGCTGACGGCGGTAGAAGCCGAGTTCCGTTTCGGCACGCTGGACGACGCGCAGGCCACGCCGCCGGGCTTTACCGACGAGCTGATCGGCATGCGCAACATGTACACCTACAGCCCGACCGAACGTTACGAACACATTTACCTGAACGACGACTTCTACGCCTGGCAGTGTCTGGACGGGGTGGAAAAAGGGTTGGCGGACGTCGACCGCTGCCACTACGTGAAGGTGGCCGAGCAACTCTACCTGTTCGTCTGGCGCGAGAAGATTATCCCGACGCTGGGGGTGGTGGCGATCGATCTGCAGGCCATGCGCACCGACGGCAAGATCCTCGGCTACCAGGGCAGCGACTTCAGCGCGCTGAGCAATTTCGCCGTCGGCGCCCACGCGCAGGTGCTGAACACCACTCGCCATCCACGGGGATAA
- a CDS encoding SDR family oxidoreductase — protein MNATYAADAFEGQTVLVTGGAQGIGLAIVGAFARLGADVVMADLQLPKAQAAAESLRREGRRVQALACDLADPGQIAELVAAAGALHQRLDVVIHNAAYFPLTPFSDIDAALLQRTLSVNLMAPFFLAQAALPWMRRQGGGSILVTSSVTGPRVAYPGLAHYAASKAGVNGFIRAAALELAAAGIRVNGVEPGMIRTPAMANLGGAEVNRAIAAAVPLGRLGEPEDIAAAMVFLASPAAAYITGQTLVVDGGALLPEANSLLT, from the coding sequence ATGAACGCAACCTATGCGGCCGATGCGTTCGAGGGGCAGACGGTGCTGGTGACCGGCGGCGCCCAGGGCATCGGGCTGGCGATCGTCGGCGCCTTCGCCCGGCTGGGCGCCGATGTGGTGATGGCGGACCTGCAGCTGCCGAAGGCGCAGGCGGCGGCGGAAAGCCTGCGGCGCGAGGGCCGGCGCGTGCAGGCGCTGGCCTGCGATCTGGCCGACCCCGGGCAGATCGCCGAGCTGGTGGCGGCGGCGGGTGCGCTGCACCAGCGGCTGGACGTGGTTATCCACAACGCCGCCTATTTCCCGCTGACGCCCTTCAGCGACATCGACGCCGCGCTGCTGCAACGCACGCTGAGCGTCAACCTGATGGCGCCGTTCTTCCTGGCGCAGGCGGCGCTGCCGTGGATGCGCCGGCAGGGCGGCGGCAGCATTCTGGTGACCTCGTCGGTGACCGGGCCGCGGGTGGCCTATCCGGGGCTGGCGCACTATGCGGCGTCCAAAGCCGGGGTGAACGGCTTTATCCGCGCGGCGGCGCTGGAGCTGGCGGCGGCGGGCATTCGGGTCAACGGGGTGGAGCCGGGGATGATCCGCACCCCGGCGATGGCCAATCTGGGCGGCGCCGAGGTCAACCGGGCGATCGCCGCCGCGGTGCCGCTCGGGCGGTTGGGGGAGCCGGAAGACATCGCCGCGGCGATGGTGTTTCTCGCTTCGCCGGCGGCGGCCTATATCACCGGCCAGACGCTGGTGGTGGACGGCGGCGCCTTGCTGCCGGAAGCGAATTCTCTGCTTACTTGA
- the hpaR gene encoding homoprotocatechuate degradation operon regulator HpaR yields MHESLTIALLQARETAMGFFRPILKSHNLTEQQWRIIRVLANSRSIEFHELAAETCILRPSLTGILSRMERDRLIFRLKPVNDQRKLYVSLTQQGQELYEVARHQVEQGYAEIEAAFSQQKMEQLMTLLDELITLGDRLPANVTAHPAKK; encoded by the coding sequence ATGCATGAATCTTTAACCATCGCCCTGCTGCAGGCGCGTGAAACCGCCATGGGGTTCTTCCGCCCGATCCTGAAAAGCCATAATCTGACCGAACAGCAGTGGCGCATCATTCGCGTGCTGGCCAACAGCCGCTCGATCGAATTCCACGAGCTGGCGGCGGAAACCTGCATCCTGCGCCCCAGCCTGACCGGCATCCTGTCGCGCATGGAGCGCGACAGGCTGATCTTCCGCCTGAAGCCGGTCAACGATCAACGCAAGCTGTACGTCTCGCTGACCCAGCAGGGCCAGGAGCTGTACGAGGTGGCGCGCCATCAGGTGGAACAGGGATATGCCGAGATTGAAGCCGCGTTCTCGCAGCAGAAGATGGAACAGCTGATGACGCTGCTGGACGAGCTGATCACCCTGGGCGACCGGCTGCCCGCCAACGTGACCGCCCATCCCGCCAAGAAATGA
- a CDS encoding fumarylacetoacetate hydrolase family protein: MKGTVFSVALNHRSQLDAWDQAFHQPPYKTPPKTPVWFIKPRNTHLANGGAIPFPAGETVQSGGTLAVIVGDTARKVPADKVSEYLAGYALANDVSLPETSFYRPAIKAKCRDGFCPLGDIGQLAATDRLEIVTEINGVEQDRWSTADLLRSVPELIAAISDFITLQPGDAVLIGTPHRRVEIKPGDEVRVRAAGLPTLTNRVSQAGE, from the coding sequence ATGAAAGGCACCGTATTTTCCGTTGCGCTGAACCATCGCAGCCAGCTGGACGCCTGGGATCAGGCGTTTCACCAGCCACCCTATAAAACCCCGCCCAAAACCCCGGTGTGGTTTATCAAACCGCGCAATACCCACCTCGCCAACGGCGGGGCGATCCCGTTCCCGGCCGGTGAAACGGTGCAGAGCGGCGGCACGCTGGCGGTGATCGTCGGCGATACCGCGCGCAAGGTACCGGCCGACAAGGTGAGCGAGTATCTGGCCGGCTATGCGCTGGCCAACGACGTCAGCCTGCCGGAAACCAGCTTCTATCGCCCGGCGATCAAGGCGAAATGCCGCGACGGCTTCTGCCCGCTGGGGGATATCGGCCAGCTGGCGGCGACCGACCGGCTGGAGATCGTCACCGAGATCAACGGCGTGGAGCAGGATCGCTGGTCGACCGCCGATCTGCTGCGTTCGGTGCCGGAACTGATCGCCGCCATCAGCGATTTCATTACCCTGCAACCGGGCGATGCGGTGCTGATCGGCACCCCGCACCGGCGGGTGGAGATCAAACCGGGGGATGAGGTGAGGGTGCGCGCCGCCGGCCTGCCCACTTTGACCAACCGCGTGAGCCAGGCAGGAGAATAA
- a CDS encoding fumarylacetoacetate hydrolase family protein translates to MRHARIRHHGQIVNVSVDEQLHVTLPDGNILDEQDVEWLPPAQGTVFALGLNYADHASELEFKAPEEPLVFLKAPNTLTGHRQVSVRPAGVEYMHYEAELVAVIGKTARNVSREDAMDHVAGYTLCNDYAIRDYLENYYRPNLRVKSRDTLTPIGPYIVDRDDVADPHRLALSTYVNGELRQRGSTADMIFDIPFLIAYLSEFMTLQPGDMIATGTPKGLADVLPGDEVVVEIEGIGRLVNHIISEKDYEESLR, encoded by the coding sequence ATGAGACACGCCCGTATTCGCCATCATGGCCAGATTGTTAACGTCAGCGTGGATGAGCAGCTGCACGTTACCCTGCCGGACGGCAACATCCTGGATGAGCAAGACGTCGAGTGGCTGCCGCCGGCGCAGGGCACGGTATTCGCCCTGGGGCTGAACTATGCCGACCACGCCAGCGAGCTGGAATTCAAGGCGCCGGAGGAGCCGCTGGTGTTCCTCAAGGCGCCTAACACCCTGACCGGCCACCGCCAGGTGTCGGTACGGCCGGCCGGCGTGGAATATATGCACTACGAGGCCGAACTGGTGGCGGTGATCGGCAAGACCGCGCGCAACGTCAGCCGCGAAGACGCCATGGACCATGTGGCCGGCTACACCCTGTGCAACGACTACGCCATCCGCGACTACCTGGAAAACTACTACCGCCCGAACCTGCGGGTGAAGAGCCGCGACACCCTGACGCCGATCGGTCCGTACATCGTCGACCGCGACGACGTCGCCGATCCGCATCGGCTGGCGCTCAGCACCTATGTCAACGGCGAGCTGCGCCAGCGCGGCAGCACCGCCGACATGATTTTCGATATCCCGTTCCTGATCGCCTACCTGAGCGAATTCATGACGCTGCAGCCGGGCGACATGATCGCCACCGGCACGCCGAAAGGGCTGGCCGACGTGCTGCCGGGCGACGAAGTGGTGGTGGAGATCGAAGGCATCGGCCGTCTGGTTAACCACATCATCAGTGAAAAAGATTACGAGGAGAGCCTGCGATGA
- the hpaE gene encoding 5-carboxymethyl-2-hydroxymuconate semialdehyde dehydrogenase encodes MKTINHWIDGKSVASKDYFTTSNPANGEVLAEVASGGQLEIDRAVAAAKAAFPKWANTPMKERARLMRRLGELIDENVPQIAELETADTGLPIHQTKNVLIPRASHNFEFFAEICQQMNGKTYPVDDKMLNYTLIQPVGVCALVSPWNVPFMTATWKTAPCLALGNTAVLKMSELSPLTADRLGELALEAGIPAGVLNVVQGYGATAGDALVRHKDVRAVSFTGGTATGRRIIESAGLKKFSMELGGKSPVLIFEDADIERALDAALFTIFSINGERCTAGSRIFIQESIYPEFVKRFAERANRLRVGDPQDPNTQVGALISRQHWEKVSGYIRLGVEEGATLLAGGPEKPAGLSHGNFLRPTVLADVDNRMRIAQEEIFGPVACLLPFKSEEDGLRMANDVEYGLASYIWTQDVSKVLRLARGIEAGMVFVNTQNVRDLRQPFGGVKASGTGREGGEYSFEVFAEMKNVCISMGDHPIPKWGV; translated from the coding sequence ATGAAAACCATCAACCACTGGATCGACGGCAAGAGCGTCGCCAGCAAAGACTATTTCACCACCAGCAACCCGGCCAACGGCGAGGTGCTGGCGGAGGTGGCGTCCGGCGGCCAGCTGGAGATCGATCGGGCGGTGGCCGCCGCCAAAGCGGCGTTCCCCAAGTGGGCCAACACGCCGATGAAAGAGCGCGCGCGCCTGATGCGCCGCCTGGGCGAGCTGATCGATGAAAACGTGCCGCAAATCGCCGAGCTGGAAACCGCCGACACCGGCCTGCCGATCCACCAGACCAAAAACGTGCTGATCCCGCGCGCGTCGCACAACTTCGAGTTCTTCGCCGAAATTTGCCAGCAGATGAACGGCAAAACCTACCCGGTGGACGACAAGATGCTCAACTACACGCTGATCCAGCCGGTCGGGGTGTGTGCGCTGGTGTCGCCGTGGAACGTGCCTTTCATGACCGCCACCTGGAAAACCGCGCCCTGTCTGGCGCTGGGCAATACCGCGGTGCTGAAGATGTCCGAACTGTCGCCGCTGACCGCCGATCGCCTGGGCGAGTTGGCGCTGGAAGCCGGCATCCCGGCCGGGGTGCTGAACGTGGTGCAGGGCTACGGCGCCACCGCCGGCGACGCGCTGGTGCGCCATAAAGACGTGCGGGCGGTGTCCTTCACCGGCGGCACCGCCACCGGCCGCCGCATCATCGAGAGCGCCGGGCTGAAGAAATTCTCCATGGAGCTGGGCGGCAAATCGCCGGTGCTGATCTTCGAGGATGCCGATATCGAACGCGCGCTGGACGCCGCGCTGTTCACCATCTTCTCGATCAACGGCGAACGCTGCACCGCCGGTTCGCGCATCTTCATTCAGGAAAGCATCTACCCGGAATTCGTCAAGCGTTTCGCCGAGCGCGCCAACCGCCTGCGGGTGGGCGATCCGCAGGATCCCAACACCCAGGTGGGGGCGTTGATCAGCCGGCAGCACTGGGAAAAGGTCTCCGGCTATATCCGCCTGGGGGTGGAGGAAGGGGCGACCCTGCTGGCCGGCGGCCCGGAAAAACCGGCCGGCCTGAGCCACGGCAACTTCCTGCGCCCGACGGTGCTGGCGGACGTCGACAACCGGATGCGCATCGCGCAGGAGGAAATCTTCGGGCCGGTGGCCTGCCTGCTGCCGTTCAAATCCGAAGAAGACGGCCTGCGCATGGCCAACGACGTGGAGTACGGTCTGGCGTCGTACATCTGGACGCAGGACGTGAGCAAGGTTCTGCGTCTGGCGCGCGGCATTGAAGCGGGCATGGTGTTCGTCAACACCCAAAACGTGCGCGACCTGCGCCAGCCGTTCGGCGGCGTCAAAGCCTCCGGCACCGGCCGCGAGGGCGGCGAATACAGCTTCGAGGTGTTCGCCGAGATGAAGAACGTGTGCATTTCCATGGGTGACCACCCAATCCCGAAATGGGGCGTCTAA
- the hpaD gene encoding 3,4-dihydroxyphenylacetate 2,3-dioxygenase produces MTTKLTTHAAPAPDVVRCAYMEIQVTDLKAAREFYVDILGLVVTAEDENTLYLRSMEEFIHHNLVLREGPVAAVAAFAFRVRTPEDVDRAEAYFNALGCRTERRVNGFVKGIGDAVRVEDPLGFPYEFFYDVQHVERLAWRYDLYTPGALVRLDHFNQITPDVPKAVEYIQGLGFRVTEDIRDENGVVYAAWMRRKATVHDTAMTGGAGPRMHHIAFATHEKHNILAICDKLGALRKSDLIERGPGRHGVSNAFYLYLRDPDGHRVEIYTQDYYTGDPDNPTVSWDVHDNQRRDWWGNPVVPSWYTEGSQVLDLDGRPQPVIERSAPSEMAVTIGADGFSYTREGDTEKGFKLGNTL; encoded by the coding sequence ATGACGACAAAACTTACCACCCATGCTGCCCCTGCTCCCGACGTCGTGCGCTGCGCCTACATGGAAATTCAGGTAACGGACCTCAAAGCGGCGCGCGAATTCTACGTCGACATCCTTGGCCTGGTGGTCACCGCCGAGGACGAGAACACCCTGTACCTGCGTTCGATGGAAGAGTTTATCCACCACAACCTGGTGCTGCGCGAAGGCCCGGTGGCCGCCGTTGCGGCCTTTGCCTTCCGCGTGCGCACGCCGGAAGACGTCGACCGCGCCGAAGCCTATTTCAATGCGCTGGGCTGCCGCACCGAGCGCCGGGTGAACGGCTTCGTCAAAGGCATCGGCGATGCGGTGCGGGTTGAAGATCCGCTCGGCTTTCCGTACGAGTTTTTCTACGACGTGCAGCACGTCGAACGCCTGGCCTGGCGTTACGATCTCTACACGCCGGGCGCGCTGGTGCGCCTCGATCACTTTAACCAAATTACGCCCGACGTCCCGAAGGCCGTGGAATACATCCAGGGGCTGGGTTTCCGCGTGACGGAAGATATCCGCGATGAAAACGGCGTGGTTTACGCCGCCTGGATGCGCCGCAAAGCCACGGTGCACGATACCGCGATGACCGGCGGCGCCGGGCCGCGCATGCACCATATCGCCTTTGCCACCCATGAAAAGCACAACATTCTGGCCATCTGCGACAAGCTCGGCGCGCTGCGTAAATCCGATTTGATCGAACGCGGCCCCGGCCGCCACGGCGTCTCCAACGCCTTCTATCTCTACCTGCGCGATCCCGATGGCCACCGGGTGGAAATCTACACCCAGGATTACTACACCGGCGATCCGGATAACCCGACCGTGAGCTGGGACGTGCACGACAACCAGCGCCGCGACTGGTGGGGCAACCCGGTGGTGCCGAGCTGGTACACCGAGGGATCGCAAGTGTTGGATCTCGACGGCCGGCCGCAGCCGGTTATCGAACGCAGCGCGCCAAGCGAAATGGCCGTCACCATCGGCGCAGACGGTTTTTCCTACACCCGCGAGGGCGATACGGAAAAGGGCTTCAAGCTCGGCAACACCCTGTAA